The Spiribacter roseus genome includes the window GCGACGAACACCTGTGCACGCGGCTGCGCCAGTGCCGCAGCGACGCCGAGCTCTACGCCACCATGACCGGCAGCGACGACGGGGCGCCCGACGCATGAGCCAGATCCCCGGGACGCTGATGCGGGTCAACGGTGTGGGCGTCCTGATTCGGGGCGAGGCGGGCATGGGCAAGAGTGACACCGCGCTGATGCTGCTGCGCGCCGGTCATCAGCTGGTGGCCGATGACGCCGTGATGGTCATACACCGCGGTGACCGGCTGATCGGCCGGGCACCGGACGCCGGTCGCGGGCGGCTGTGCCTGCGCGGGCCGGGGATCATTGCGGTCGGCGATCACTTCGGCACCGGTGCGGTGGCCGACTGGTCACCCATCGACTGCGCCATCGAACTGACCCGGGCCCGACGCCCGGCAAGCGCCACGGCGGACTGGCAGACCCTGACGATCCACGGCATCGGACTGGCCCAACTGGCGCTGTCGCCCGAGCGGCCGGTCGCGGCGATCATCGAGCTTTTGGCAGTGACCGCACCGCGGCCCTGGAAGGTCCCGGAGGCCAGCGCATGCGACTGATCATCGTCAGCGGCCTCTCCGGATCGGGCAAGAGCGTCGCCCTTGCCACCCTGGAGGACTCGGGCTTCTACTGCATCGACAACCTGCCGGTGGATCTGCTGGATGCATTCGGTCAGCACATTGCAATGAGTGGCGAGGAAGCCGACTACGCCGTGGGCATCGATGCACGCAACCAGCCCGCATCGCTGAGTCGCTTTCCCGGCATCCTCGACGCCATCGCCGCCCACGGCCTGGACACCGAAATCGTCTTTCTGGATGCGGATGACGCCACCCTGCTCAAGCGCTTTTCGGAAACCCGCCGCCGCCATCCGCTGAGCGGGCCGGATATCCCGCTGAATGAAGCGATCAAGGGGGAACGTGCCCGCCTCGTCCCGCTCCACGAGCGTGCCGATCTGACCGTCGACACCTCGCAGACCACGTTGCATGAACTGCGCCAGATCATTCGCAGCCGACTGGCCGAATCGCGCACGCATCTGTCGGTGCAGCTGGAATCATTCGGCTACAAGCACGGCACCCCCACCGACGCCGATTTCGTCTTTGACAGCCGCTGCCTGCCGAACCCGCACTGGCAGCCCGCCCTGCGACCGATGACCGGGCGCGACCGGGCCGTGGCCGACTTCCTGGCCGACAGCCCGCTGGTCGCCCGCTATCTCAAGCAGATCCAGGGGTTCATGGATGACTGGCTGCCGGTCTTCGAGGCCGAGAACCGCAGCTATCTGACCATCGCCATCGGCTGCACGGGGGGGCAGCACCGCTCGGTCTATCTGGTCGAGGCGCTGGGTGCCCACCTGCGCGAGCACGCCACCGCCGTCACCGTGCGGCACCGGGAACTGCCATGAGCGCCGGGCTGCTGCTTGTCACCCATCCGGGGGTCGGCAAGGCCCTGCGCGAAACCGCCGAAGGGATTCTGCCGCGGCTGCCGCTGACCGTCGCCACGCTCAGTCCGGGCCCCCATGACCCGCCGGAGACCACCCTCGGCCGGGTCGAGGCGGCTGCGGCGGGCGTGGACAGTGGTGACGGGGTGCTGATCCTCACGGATGCGTTCGGCGCCACGCCGGCCAATATCGCCATCGCGGTGGCCCGCGGACGGGGCTATCCGGTGATCACCGGCGTCAATCTGCCCATGCTGCTGCGTGTGCTCAATTACCCGGAGTTATCGCTGGAATCGCTGGCGCGCATGGCG containing:
- a CDS encoding HPr kinase/phosphorylase, producing the protein MSQIPGTLMRVNGVGVLIRGEAGMGKSDTALMLLRAGHQLVADDAVMVIHRGDRLIGRAPDAGRGRLCLRGPGIIAVGDHFGTGAVADWSPIDCAIELTRARRPASATADWQTLTIHGIGLAQLALSPERPVAAIIELLAVTAPRPWKVPEASACD
- the rapZ gene encoding RNase adapter RapZ, which encodes MRLIIVSGLSGSGKSVALATLEDSGFYCIDNLPVDLLDAFGQHIAMSGEEADYAVGIDARNQPASLSRFPGILDAIAAHGLDTEIVFLDADDATLLKRFSETRRRHPLSGPDIPLNEAIKGERARLVPLHERADLTVDTSQTTLHELRQIIRSRLAESRTHLSVQLESFGYKHGTPTDADFVFDSRCLPNPHWQPALRPMTGRDRAVADFLADSPLVARYLKQIQGFMDDWLPVFEAENRSYLTIAIGCTGGQHRSVYLVEALGAHLREHATAVTVRHRELP
- a CDS encoding PTS sugar transporter subunit IIA — translated: MSAGLLLVTHPGVGKALRETAEGILPRLPLTVATLSPGPHDPPETTLGRVEAAAAGVDSGDGVLILTDAFGATPANIAIAVARGRGYPVITGVNLPMLLRVLNYPELSLESLARMALAAARDGILEAVAPAVEPPGANHGVG